DNA sequence from the Pirellulales bacterium genome:
ACAACACGGTCACGCGCGATGTTCGGCACGCCATCGGTGCTATCCGCGCCGCCGATCGGCAGCGGGCGTGTCGGTCCTTCGCCGGAGGAGCAGGCCCGCGACGCATAAGCCCACGAGCGCGACCGACGACGGCTCGGGGACGGAGGTCACGGTCAGCGAATAGACGCCGCCGACGAGTTGCGTTGTATATGCGAATCCGGCCGGCATCGGCCTGGTACCGCCGGCGAGGGTTATCTGAATTGCGTCGAGCGTGAGACCAGCGGTCGAAAAACTGCCGCCGGCCGAGATCAGGTCAAACGTTTGCCCGACGTGTAGCGGGAAAGTTTGCGGCGCAAGGAAGCCCAAGTCGAGTACGCCGGACAGAGCGACGTTTCCGGACACGAACAGCTCGGTGCTGACATTCGCAGGCGCGCCGGCCATCGCGAGCGTCAGCGTGCCGCTGGTCTGAGTGAAGTCGCCCGTGACGTGAAAGTTCTTGGACGTGCCCTGTTGCAGGTCGATCAGTGACACCTGCCCGCCGTCGTTCCGCATCGAACCGGTGAGCGCCCCTTGCCCGTACAGTACGCCGCCGGTGTTGACCTGAATCGTGCCTGCGGGCGGCGCCGGATTCATGGCGGGCGTCACGTTTTGCATCGCGGCGGCCATCGGGCCGACAAGAATCGAGCCGCCACTGCCGAGGTCGACCTCGCCCAAGAGGTGCAGCGCTGGCGTGCTGACCGTCGCATTGGCGCCGACGGTGAGCGTCGATTCGATCGTCAACGACGTCGATCCCGTCAGCGACGAACCTGTAAGGACGTTGACGGGTGTCTCGGCAAGCATCGTTTGGGCGTTCAGCGCGCCGCCATTGCTGATGGTCACCAGCGGTCCGGCGGGAGAGCTTTGGGTCGTCAAATTTGTGACGTTCCAAGCCGAGCCTGCGCCGTCGATGGTCGCGGATCCCCCGTACGAAACGGTGTTCGAGGATTGGAACGTCCCATTGCTTGTGACGACCGCTCCGTTTTTGATAACGAGCAAATCGCCGGGGTTGCTCTCGCTCACGGACTGAATGCTGCCTGTCGTTCCTATGCCGTCGAATGTCATGGTGTTCGTCTCTCCCATGCTGAGCGATGTGACGCTGAGGTTAGCGCCGCCAGTCACGGTGACGATGCCGGCCGGAAGGTTGGAACTTCCCAGCCCCAGACTGCTGACGGACAAACTCGTTCCTGCTCCGTCGACGGTGACGCCAGAGCCGGAGGCCGTATTGCTTCCCACGTTCAAGCCAACCGCCGTCATTTGGGCGCCGGCCGAAAGCGCGAGAGTTCCGGTTCCGGAATGGCCGAGGCTCACCCCATTGGCGTTTAGAGAAGTGCCGGCGCCGCTTAGCGAGACGCTGCCAGTGCTGCCGGAGTTTTCGCCAACCTGAAGACCACCCGTGTCGGCCTGGACGGTGCCACCGTTG
Encoded proteins:
- a CDS encoding PEP-CTERM sorting domain-containing protein, yielding MTSITKKLAAILSLLIAILSFFVLLTPAAYAIEFSWASPVSGSVLDPTMWSPNGVPALLDTVNFDLGATGYTVSLPPNTSAPAVLSALVGNDTLTLDLGQNRLEVLGATLPAISLGNASGDVANLTVKNGSVAVDNPQGGQDAIGFAAGSTATLTIDGSAGKTSLGDNSQYIGYAGAGTVSVVSGASVDVAQTSYLGDQSGTTGAITVDGAKSTYEAETQYVGYAGNGSVAITNGGNVTVDQNGYLGYQSGTTGTMTVDGPKSTYSVGILSVGESGSGSIAVTNGGAVSVGTTRFDVGNQVGSVGSVSVDGAGSKVSTIRNVGNFGTGSLSVTNGGTAAAESVGTMAGSKGTVTVDGTGSSLTGLSFVGLSGAGSLTVTNGGTVQADTGGLQVGENSGSTGSVSLSGAGTSLNANGVSLGHSGTGTLALSAGAQMTAVGLNVGSNTASGSGVTVDGAGTSLSVSSLGLGSSNLPAGIVTVTGGANLSVTSLSMGETNTMTFDGIGTTGSIQSVSESNPGDLLVIKNGAVVTSNGTFQSSNTVSYGGSATIDGAGSAWNVTNLTTQSSPAGPLVTISNGGALNAQTMLAETPVNVLTGSSLTGSTSLTIESTLTVGANATVSTPALHLLGEVDLGSGGSILVGPMAAAMQNVTPAMNPAPPAGTIQVNTGGVLYGQGALTGSMRNDGGQVSLIDLQQGTSKNFHVTGDFTQTSGTLTLAMAGAPANVSTELFVSGNVALSGVLDLGFLAPQTFPLHVGQTFDLISAGGSFSTAGLTLDAIQITLAGGTRPMPAGFAYTTQLVGGVYSLTVTSVPEPSSVALVGLCVAGLLLRRRTDTPAADRRRG